A part of Citrifermentans bremense genomic DNA contains:
- a CDS encoding FkbM family methyltransferase: MLVAEKLPFLYRVYKPIDMSLMYMGNVRILGKSPLTILRNYINRFLFKVVFVEKKVVISELYDNSKIFVKLNDQASASLLFEGRKNDAVADRLVALSDSAQCFIDVGSNYGYFTVVIGRRHPEMSVIAVEPNPQLVRLIRKSVYINSLSKVQVVSAACGDCHGEILLNVNENSSGVSYVSTINSTNKSQVTVDTLPVDDLFLKAYDPTDARPVLLKIDVEGFEVPVFKGASKLLASKPIIVCELNKQTYNEINNIVNGFGLSIYKIDGTPVDHKYLNSLGRKNVDVLVCSPELLKSVT, translated from the coding sequence ATGTTGGTAGCTGAAAAATTGCCATTTCTTTATAGAGTATACAAGCCTATAGACATGTCTTTAATGTATATGGGAAATGTTCGGATTCTAGGAAAAAGTCCCCTGACTATTCTACGCAATTACATCAATAGGTTTTTGTTTAAGGTAGTTTTTGTTGAAAAAAAAGTCGTAATATCGGAACTATATGATAATAGTAAGATATTCGTAAAGCTTAATGACCAGGCCTCCGCCTCGCTGTTGTTCGAGGGGAGAAAAAATGACGCAGTTGCTGACCGTTTAGTCGCTTTGTCTGACAGCGCTCAATGCTTCATTGATGTAGGATCTAACTATGGTTACTTCACTGTGGTGATTGGCCGCCGACATCCTGAAATGTCGGTTATAGCTGTAGAACCGAACCCTCAACTTGTTCGTCTAATTCGAAAGTCAGTGTACATTAATTCTTTGTCAAAAGTACAAGTTGTCTCTGCCGCCTGCGGCGATTGCCATGGTGAAATTTTACTGAATGTCAATGAAAATTCGAGTGGAGTATCTTATGTTTCTACAATCAACAGCACCAATAAGAGTCAAGTCACTGTCGATACCCTTCCTGTTGATGATCTCTTCTTGAAAGCATATGATCCTACTGATGCGCGTCCTGTACTATTGAAGATAGATGTGGAAGGTTTTGAAGTGCCTGTTTTTAAAGGGGCCTCTAAGCTTTTGGCCTCCAAGCCTATTATAGTGTGTGAGTTGAACAAGCAGACATACAATGAAATCAACAACATTGTAAATGGCTTTGGTCTATCAATTTACAAAATAGATGGAACTCCTGTAGATCATAAATATTTAAATTCTCTAGGGAGGAAAAACGTAGACGTTTTAGTTTGTTCTCCGGAACTTTTAAAGTCCGTAACCTAA
- a CDS encoding glycosyltransferase: protein MSFLLIINSLECGGAERVLASLANEFSSHRDQKITIVSLDSEESFFPVSPDVQIVSVTGSRFLKGPLKLLAIPYQSFFVSRIIKKTKPDFVLSFLHRANIVNFLDAHFLSRGRAVFVSERSVLSKSYSGFKMLLFKKLLKWAYGHADKIIAISRVVKEELLALGVNDDKIVIIPNPVNVTTHKVYSQNFHVGLPLKIITTGRLVPSKRFEQILFAIAAINKSFMCTLDIAGNGPMHDYLSDLAATLQIQDKVNFLGYVSNVTEILHHYDLFVSASEYESFGNSCLEASAAGLPVVVPSGTGGIEDIYHFSGQGAVFYPGGDVSALVNAIVDMYENNRFHVYGVQGHEHSRKFDIKQIADNYMQAVSE, encoded by the coding sequence TTGAGCTTTTTACTTATAATTAACAGTCTAGAATGTGGTGGTGCCGAAAGGGTATTGGCCAGTTTAGCTAACGAATTTTCCAGTCATCGTGATCAGAAGATTACTATAGTTTCACTTGACAGTGAGGAGTCTTTTTTTCCAGTATCACCTGACGTGCAGATTGTTAGTGTCACTGGTTCAAGATTTTTAAAAGGACCGTTAAAGTTACTAGCTATCCCATATCAATCTTTCTTTGTTAGTCGTATTATCAAAAAGACTAAGCCAGATTTTGTTCTCAGCTTCTTACACCGAGCGAATATCGTTAACTTCCTTGATGCACATTTTCTTTCACGTGGACGAGCCGTATTTGTTTCTGAGCGTAGTGTATTGAGCAAGTCTTATAGCGGTTTCAAGATGTTATTATTTAAAAAATTACTAAAGTGGGCTTATGGCCATGCTGACAAAATCATAGCCATTTCAAGGGTAGTGAAGGAGGAATTGCTAGCTTTAGGTGTCAACGACGATAAAATTGTCATTATACCTAATCCTGTTAATGTCACCACACATAAAGTCTACAGCCAGAATTTTCATGTCGGCCTTCCATTGAAAATAATTACTACGGGCCGCTTGGTTCCTAGTAAAAGATTTGAACAAATTCTATTTGCTATTGCCGCTATAAACAAAAGTTTTATGTGTACCCTTGATATAGCTGGTAATGGTCCAATGCACGATTACCTATCCGATCTTGCTGCAACTTTGCAAATTCAAGACAAAGTCAATTTCCTAGGGTACGTATCAAATGTTACAGAAATCTTACATCACTATGATCTCTTTGTATCTGCTTCGGAGTATGAGTCTTTTGGCAATTCATGCTTAGAGGCTTCCGCTGCAGGATTACCTGTTGTTGTGCCTTCAGGGACAGGAGGAATAGAGGATATTTATCACTTTTCTGGACAAGGCGCTGTATTTTATCCCGGAGGGGATGTTTCTGCACTTGTAAATGCTATTGTAGACATGTACGAAAACAATAGATTTCATGTTTATGGAGTCCAGGGACATGAGCATTCACGGAAGTTTGATATTAAACAGATAGCAGATAACTATATGCAAGCTGTTTCCGAATAA
- a CDS encoding sugar transferase, whose amino-acid sequence MTLLDKSLKRSFDIFFSAIGLLFMSPLIFLAFIVASLDTKSCGFFLQPRVGMCGKTFKVIKIRTMKPCSSLNTVVTTSKDPRITFCGRFFRKSKIDELPQLLNIFLGQMSFVGPRPDVPGFADLLENDDRIILSIRPGITGPATLKYRHEEDILAAQSCPEQYNNTVIFPDKVRINKKYIEEYSFFADLQYIWKTIFGR is encoded by the coding sequence ATGACTCTTTTAGATAAATCACTTAAACGCAGTTTTGATATCTTTTTTTCAGCAATCGGATTGCTTTTTATGAGTCCTCTTATTTTTTTAGCTTTTATTGTAGCCTCTTTGGACACGAAATCATGCGGTTTTTTTTTGCAACCTAGGGTTGGGATGTGCGGGAAAACTTTTAAGGTTATAAAAATCAGAACCATGAAGCCGTGCTCAAGCTTAAACACTGTTGTCACTACTTCAAAGGATCCACGGATCACTTTTTGCGGTAGGTTTTTCAGAAAATCAAAAATAGACGAGTTGCCGCAACTGCTAAACATTTTTTTAGGACAGATGAGCTTTGTCGGGCCTCGACCGGATGTGCCGGGGTTCGCAGATTTACTAGAAAACGATGATCGGATTATCCTTTCTATTCGTCCCGGAATTACTGGACCAGCAACGTTGAAGTATCGTCATGAAGAAGACATCTTAGCAGCCCAATCTTGTCCCGAACAATATAATAATACAGTAATATTTCCGGACAAGGTTAGGATTAACAAAAAATACATAGAAGAATACAGCTTTTTTGCAGATTTACAGTACATATGGAAGACGATATTCGGTAGATAA
- a CDS encoding glycosyltransferase, whose amino-acid sequence MKLLVIGEVSVVDNRSCNSRNGSFDARMLKYTEFFDSLVYFGPGQEKILELDDSKKLSYCSTAGYNKSIIGRSKLLHSSEVKENLLHIIHEFSPDLIELRVPSIFTLYCYHVVKNLKIPLMCYVAGEWSSSFAANYKFPFSSWLGNRLERTLEPIIKQCITVVTGHVLKNKYSGLADCYPYYSTTHDEVHVPTAARNNTLIYLGRLEKLKRVDLAIHVLKHINDLCHIPFRLKIYGNGPEKKGLVELSAKLGVREYVDFSSYERDRAKLRIELLSAKYLLLLSKSEGTSKVLPEAMAHGVIPVAIRGVGSNDFILNDNNGLLCDSDAHSIAASIMSVESNASCYSNMVSACYKYAKAHTLDNEQIKMWEWVFCKMKELDIHE is encoded by the coding sequence ATGAAGTTGCTTGTCATCGGAGAAGTTTCTGTAGTTGACAATAGATCATGTAATAGCAGAAATGGATCTTTCGATGCTCGAATGCTTAAATATACTGAATTTTTTGATAGCCTTGTCTATTTTGGGCCCGGTCAAGAAAAAATTTTAGAACTAGATGATTCAAAGAAATTATCCTATTGTAGCACCGCTGGTTACAATAAGAGTATTATAGGCCGTTCAAAACTATTACATAGTAGCGAAGTCAAAGAAAATCTTCTGCACATCATTCATGAATTCTCTCCAGATTTGATCGAACTGAGAGTGCCAAGCATTTTTACCTTATATTGTTATCATGTAGTTAAAAATTTAAAGATCCCGCTGATGTGCTACGTAGCTGGAGAATGGTCATCTAGTTTTGCAGCCAATTATAAGTTTCCTTTCTCATCATGGCTCGGTAACAGGCTTGAGCGTACTCTAGAGCCGATTATCAAGCAGTGCATCACTGTAGTAACTGGACATGTGCTAAAAAATAAATATAGTGGATTGGCTGATTGTTATCCTTACTATTCTACTACGCACGATGAAGTTCATGTTCCTACTGCTGCCAGAAACAACACGCTTATATACTTAGGGCGTTTGGAAAAACTAAAAAGAGTAGACCTGGCCATTCACGTTCTAAAGCACATAAACGATCTGTGCCATATACCGTTTAGATTAAAGATCTACGGTAACGGTCCTGAAAAAAAGGGACTAGTGGAACTTTCTGCAAAACTAGGCGTCCGCGAGTACGTTGATTTTTCTTCATATGAAAGGGACCGTGCTAAGCTCAGAATAGAACTTCTATCTGCCAAATACTTATTGCTTCTATCCAAAAGCGAGGGTACCTCTAAAGTTTTGCCCGAAGCGATGGCTCATGGCGTTATACCGGTAGCTATTAGGGGGGTTGGCAGTAACGATTTTATTCTGAACGATAATAACGGCCTGCTGTGTGATTCTGATGCCCACTCAATCGCTGCATCAATAATGAGTGTTGAAAGCAATGCGAGTTGTTACAGCAATATGGTTTCTGCTTGTTATAAATATGCCAAAGCACATACTTTAGATAATGAGCAGATAAAAATGTGGGAATGGGTTTTTTGTAAGATGAAAGAGCTTGATATACATGAATGA
- a CDS encoding type II toxin-antitoxin system PemK/MazF family toxin yields MVKRPAESSPKRQWVPERQDVIWINCSPHAGTEMKDLHPLLVLSPAAFNERTSLVIGLPMTTAEYNADNPFAVAVGAASGRKSGKTSYVLCHQPKSFDWRSRSGAPHPLKRLSDALFTQCCARLNQIIQIKGC; encoded by the coding sequence ATGGTGAAGCGGCCTGCGGAATCCAGCCCGAAGCGTCAGTGGGTCCCCGAACGGCAGGATGTAATCTGGATTAATTGCAGCCCTCACGCCGGCACGGAAATGAAAGATCTCCATCCGCTGTTGGTTCTATCCCCCGCTGCATTCAATGAGCGGACTTCCTTGGTCATAGGCCTTCCTATGACCACTGCCGAGTATAACGCGGACAACCCTTTTGCAGTGGCGGTCGGTGCTGCAAGTGGCAGGAAGTCCGGTAAAACCAGTTACGTCCTCTGTCACCAGCCGAAATCCTTCGATTGGCGCAGCCGCAGCGGCGCACCGCATCCGTTGAAGCGTTTGTCCGATGCTCTTTTTACCCAGTGCTGCGCCCGATTGAATCAGATCATCCAAATAAAAGGCTGCTGA
- a CDS encoding glycosyltransferase family 4 protein, producing the protein MRILFVVNDSSFFISHRLPIAQGASKAGYEVHVAAPDNIKQDLIQSEGFCFHKFFLNRKGVFILQEFLSFLSIVKLFQDVKPDIVHLITIKPIVYGGIASFFRKIPSMVYAVTGLGYIFSSTDLKAKIIRTIMTPLLHVCFKHPNMKVIFQNHDDMELMVNVAGLKNTALIRGSGVDMDLFQPRQIPSDMPTVVLASRMLFDKGVKEFVEAAHLLLQAGLNAKFILVGDTDLGNPKAVPRKQLLEWQKEKGVEWWGYCDNMPDVLAQCSIFCLPSFYGEGVPKALIEAAASGLPIVTTNWPGCRDVVEDGVNGILVPVRNVDALSLALRKLIENPHLRRQMGSRGRAIAESQFSVERVVKETLSVYEGLVS; encoded by the coding sequence ATGAGAATTCTTTTTGTTGTTAACGATTCCAGTTTTTTTATATCTCATCGGTTGCCAATTGCACAGGGGGCAAGCAAGGCAGGGTATGAGGTTCATGTCGCTGCCCCAGATAATATTAAACAAGATCTTATTCAGTCGGAGGGGTTTTGTTTTCATAAATTTTTTTTGAATAGAAAAGGTGTTTTTATTTTACAGGAATTTTTGTCCTTCCTAAGTATTGTTAAGCTTTTTCAAGATGTAAAACCGGACATAGTACATCTAATTACCATAAAGCCGATTGTTTACGGTGGTATAGCATCTTTTTTTCGCAAAATACCTTCTATGGTTTATGCTGTAACTGGTTTGGGTTATATTTTTTCATCAACCGATTTGAAAGCTAAGATCATACGCACTATAATGACGCCTCTTCTTCATGTTTGTTTCAAACACCCAAATATGAAAGTTATCTTTCAAAATCATGATGACATGGAGTTGATGGTTAATGTCGCTGGTCTCAAGAATACGGCTTTAATACGCGGTTCTGGCGTTGATATGGATTTATTTCAACCTAGACAGATCCCATCAGATATGCCTACCGTAGTTTTAGCTTCACGAATGTTGTTTGATAAAGGCGTAAAAGAATTTGTAGAAGCTGCTCATCTGCTTTTGCAAGCGGGTTTAAATGCAAAATTTATTCTAGTCGGCGATACTGATTTGGGAAATCCGAAAGCAGTTCCGCGGAAACAGTTATTGGAGTGGCAAAAAGAAAAAGGTGTCGAATGGTGGGGGTACTGCGACAATATGCCTGATGTACTCGCACAATGTAGCATTTTTTGTTTGCCCTCTTTTTACGGAGAGGGTGTCCCGAAGGCCTTGATTGAGGCTGCAGCCTCGGGCCTTCCCATCGTGACTACAAATTGGCCCGGTTGTAGAGACGTGGTTGAGGATGGCGTTAATGGAATATTGGTTCCTGTGCGTAATGTGGACGCCTTATCGCTTGCTTTGAGGAAGCTTATTGAAAATCCTCACCTACGGCGTCAGATGGGTAGTCGTGGAAGAGCGATCGCTGAAAGTCAATTTTCCGTTGAACGAGTAGTTAAAGAAACATTGTCTGTTTACGAGGGCCTCGTAAGCTGA
- a CDS encoding oligosaccharide repeat unit polymerase — protein sequence MNDNTVLAFVVALGVIVSAIMMLFQDTVVLLLAPLLYIIVCICIVKLDIMHPVTWFLPFFYLYHFSILLLQYFGVKDFLNYKIVVEITWYSIFLNSLIFILFCPREYVRHKIQDDALCRVYNLLYVAFFLFVVYLNYSFYDMGLVSKTDSSETNMKGVYSFMNWMLVFYTLLLGYKLSNKHKINTLMISAGLLSLFTALNLGERDVFFTFLLVTMLIVDYYRPISRFMLVAIATASMIAIPILGAMKNVFYKDSINFSNANYLVALADGEFRSAGFNLSYIIDSQKSWHLRYGGTLIDDLMRSLVPSFIANFKNPTGWYNQTYFPEIVAAGRGYGFSVLAEGYINAGAVGAILWSFLLAMLIVLLYRGKCRSFAGMVIYVMSIPICIYAIRGDFSTILSPLFKNILCPIFMSYCLSIFFVRGKRSNNFSIRGRV from the coding sequence ATGAATGATAACACAGTCCTAGCTTTTGTAGTTGCACTTGGCGTTATCGTTAGTGCGATAATGATGTTATTTCAAGATACGGTTGTTTTACTGTTGGCCCCGTTGCTTTACATAATAGTATGCATTTGCATTGTAAAGCTGGACATCATGCACCCAGTAACTTGGTTTCTTCCATTTTTTTATCTGTACCATTTCAGTATTTTATTGTTGCAGTATTTTGGCGTAAAGGATTTTTTAAATTATAAAATCGTTGTAGAAATAACTTGGTACTCCATATTTTTGAATTCTTTGATTTTTATACTGTTCTGCCCGCGCGAGTACGTAAGGCATAAAATACAGGACGATGCTCTATGCCGTGTATATAATCTTCTTTACGTGGCATTTTTTTTATTCGTTGTTTATTTGAATTACAGTTTTTACGATATGGGGCTCGTGTCCAAGACAGACTCCTCTGAAACTAACATGAAAGGTGTCTACTCCTTCATGAATTGGATGCTTGTGTTCTATACACTGCTCCTGGGGTATAAGCTATCTAATAAGCACAAAATTAATACACTCATGATTAGTGCCGGATTGTTATCGCTGTTCACAGCACTGAATCTTGGTGAGCGAGATGTATTTTTTACTTTTTTACTTGTTACAATGTTAATTGTTGACTACTATCGGCCAATATCACGTTTCATGCTAGTTGCTATTGCAACAGCAAGTATGATTGCCATACCCATACTTGGAGCAATGAAAAATGTTTTTTATAAAGATAGTATCAATTTTTCCAATGCAAATTATTTGGTAGCCTTGGCCGATGGCGAGTTTAGATCCGCTGGTTTTAATCTCTCCTACATTATCGATAGCCAAAAAAGTTGGCATTTGCGATATGGAGGAACACTGATAGACGATCTAATGCGATCGCTAGTGCCGAGTTTTATCGCTAACTTCAAAAACCCTACAGGCTGGTATAACCAAACCTATTTCCCTGAGATAGTTGCTGCCGGTCGAGGTTATGGATTCTCGGTCCTAGCTGAGGGGTATATCAATGCAGGCGCAGTCGGAGCGATTTTGTGGTCCTTTCTTCTGGCTATGCTCATTGTCTTGTTATATAGGGGTAAATGTAGATCTTTTGCTGGCATGGTTATATATGTGATGTCGATACCTATTTGTATTTATGCAATTAGGGGCGATTTTTCGACCATACTTTCACCCTTATTTAAAAATATTTTGTGTCCCATTTTTATGTCTTATTGCTTATCCATATTTTTCGTGCGCGGCAAGCGTTCAAACAATTTTAGCATCAGAGGGAGGGTATGA
- a CDS encoding polysaccharide biosynthesis protein, producing MFRARRFLVFFLDVFLIATAISLAFLLRGDFQIPPHRMDSFLQGLMVVMVVKPVLFLASGMYRSIWRYASLQDAYEIFKVVTLSSILSACIIIFKDGPFAMPRSIYFLDWFLLFSLVAASRLLWRVYRETNLTPRLSKGKRTLIVGAGAAGNLLLREIRKHPDAAYNVIGFVDDDPEKRGLRLSGVQVFGGTGHLRGLVRKHAIEEVIFAIPSGNNELMRRVIANCERTKARFKTLPGITAIVDGNVSMNQIKDVEIEDLLGRDPVLLDQTALRNYLTDKRVLVTGAAGSIGSEICRQVARFKPAKLVLFDHAETPLFYIEKELAKAFPDLRLIPMVGDVKNQERVEAVFDEFSPDVVFHAAAYKHVAMMEYNPAEAVLNNVLGSKIVADAAHKTKVRNFVMVSTDKAVNPTNVMGATKRSAEIYVQALAAKSQTKFTTVRFGNVLGSNGSVIPLFKDQIRNGGPVTVTHKDVVRYFMTIPEASQLVMQAGCIGRGGEIFVLDMGEPVRILSLAEELIRLSGFIPYKDIDIQFNGLKPGEKLFEELLIDGEGVKPTSHKKIRVMAPVETDLRKVSRDLEELFGYARNQDIGELLKCLRCIVPEFVPRYDFEVAPPFAFQRVRPDLFPPQKLTLVRNLRLSSKEGSAA from the coding sequence ATGTTTCGCGCTAGAAGGTTCCTGGTTTTTTTCCTCGACGTTTTTCTCATCGCAACAGCTATTTCCCTCGCTTTCCTGCTCCGAGGCGATTTCCAAATTCCCCCCCACCGGATGGACTCCTTTCTCCAGGGACTCATGGTCGTGATGGTGGTCAAGCCCGTGCTGTTCCTTGCCTCCGGCATGTACCGAAGCATCTGGCGCTACGCGTCGCTCCAGGACGCGTACGAGATCTTCAAGGTCGTCACTCTCTCTTCTATCCTATCTGCCTGCATTATCATCTTCAAAGACGGCCCTTTCGCCATGCCGCGCTCGATATATTTCCTGGACTGGTTCCTGCTCTTCTCGCTGGTCGCCGCAAGCCGGCTTCTATGGCGTGTGTACCGTGAAACGAATCTGACGCCCCGACTGAGCAAGGGGAAGAGGACGCTGATCGTAGGCGCCGGGGCGGCGGGGAACCTCTTGCTCCGCGAGATCCGTAAACACCCGGATGCAGCCTACAACGTCATAGGCTTCGTGGATGACGACCCGGAAAAGCGCGGGCTGCGCCTGTCGGGAGTGCAGGTGTTTGGGGGGACCGGCCATCTGCGCGGCCTGGTGCGAAAACATGCCATCGAGGAGGTCATCTTCGCCATCCCCTCCGGCAACAACGAGCTCATGCGCCGGGTTATCGCCAACTGCGAAAGGACCAAGGCCCGCTTCAAGACCCTTCCGGGGATCACCGCCATCGTCGACGGCAATGTCTCCATGAACCAGATCAAGGACGTGGAGATCGAGGATCTGCTGGGACGCGACCCGGTGCTCCTCGATCAGACCGCGTTACGCAACTACCTTACCGACAAGCGGGTCCTCGTGACCGGCGCGGCAGGTAGCATCGGCAGCGAGATCTGCCGCCAGGTGGCACGTTTCAAGCCCGCGAAGCTGGTGCTCTTCGACCACGCTGAGACCCCTCTTTTCTACATCGAGAAGGAGCTTGCCAAAGCCTTCCCGGACCTGCGCCTCATCCCTATGGTCGGGGACGTGAAGAACCAGGAGCGCGTGGAGGCGGTGTTCGACGAGTTCTCCCCCGACGTCGTTTTCCATGCCGCGGCCTACAAGCATGTCGCCATGATGGAGTACAACCCGGCCGAGGCCGTGCTGAACAACGTCCTCGGCTCCAAGATCGTGGCGGACGCGGCGCACAAGACCAAGGTGCGCAACTTCGTCATGGTCTCGACGGACAAGGCGGTAAACCCCACCAACGTCATGGGGGCTACGAAGCGCAGCGCGGAGATCTACGTGCAGGCCCTGGCGGCTAAGAGCCAGACCAAGTTCACCACGGTCCGCTTCGGCAACGTCCTGGGGAGTAACGGGAGCGTGATCCCCCTCTTCAAGGATCAGATCAGAAACGGTGGACCGGTGACCGTCACGCACAAGGATGTGGTGCGGTATTTCATGACCATACCTGAGGCGTCGCAGCTGGTGATGCAGGCCGGCTGCATCGGACGCGGCGGCGAGATCTTCGTTTTGGACATGGGAGAGCCGGTGCGGATCCTCTCGCTGGCCGAGGAGCTGATCAGGCTTTCCGGCTTCATCCCCTACAAGGACATCGACATCCAGTTCAACGGGCTGAAGCCTGGAGAAAAGCTGTTCGAGGAGCTTTTGATAGACGGGGAGGGGGTCAAGCCTACGAGTCACAAGAAGATACGGGTGATGGCTCCGGTGGAAACCGACCTGAGGAAGGTGAGCCGGGATCTGGAGGAGCTTTTCGGGTATGCCAGGAACCAGGACATCGGGGAACTGCTGAAATGTTTGCGGTGCATAGTGCCGGAGTTCGTGCCGCGTTACGACTTCGAGGTGGCGCCGCCTTTTGCTTTCCAAAGGGTCCGGCCCGACCTCTTCCCGCCGCAGAAGCTCACCCTGGTGAGGAACCTGCGGCTAAGCTCGAAAGAGGGCTCCGCAGCCTAA
- a CDS encoding DegT/DnrJ/EryC1/StrS family aminotransferase, with amino-acid sequence MITTSFGPWPSFSSDEVDAVRDVLLSNKVNYWTGTEGRLFEKEFAAYCCARHAIALANGTVALELALYALGIGPGDQVITTSRTFIASASCVVMRGAIPVIADVDSLSQNITAETIRGLITPRTKAIIAVHLAGWPCDMDAIMDLAREHGLKVIEDCAQCHGATYKGRPVGSLGDVAAFSFCQDKIMTTGGEGGMLTTNDERIWRRAWEFKDHGKSYDAVYNREHAPGFRWLHESFGTNWRLTEMQSAIGRVQLVKLPDWTRIRRRNAAILTEGFTNIPGLRVTVPPEHIGHAYYKYYVFVQQEELQDGWDRDRIMNAVVSVGIPCFSGSCSEIYLEKAFDGMRPEHRLPVAKTLGETSLMFLVHPTLTEKDMSDTVAAVRRVMRQAARIK; translated from the coding sequence ATGATCACAACGAGTTTCGGCCCTTGGCCGAGTTTTTCATCTGATGAGGTCGATGCTGTCCGCGATGTGCTTCTATCCAACAAGGTCAACTACTGGACCGGAACGGAGGGGCGCCTCTTCGAGAAAGAATTCGCTGCCTATTGTTGCGCAAGGCATGCCATTGCCCTGGCGAACGGCACCGTGGCTTTGGAACTTGCGCTCTATGCCCTTGGCATAGGCCCCGGCGACCAAGTCATAACCACTAGCCGAACCTTTATCGCCTCGGCAAGCTGTGTCGTGATGAGGGGCGCTATTCCTGTGATAGCCGATGTGGATTCTCTCTCCCAGAACATCACTGCGGAAACAATCCGCGGCCTGATCACCCCCAGGACCAAGGCGATCATCGCGGTGCACCTCGCCGGTTGGCCCTGCGACATGGACGCGATCATGGATCTTGCGCGGGAGCATGGGCTCAAGGTCATTGAGGATTGCGCCCAATGCCACGGCGCCACCTACAAGGGGCGTCCGGTCGGCTCACTGGGAGACGTGGCGGCCTTCTCTTTTTGTCAGGATAAGATCATGACCACCGGTGGGGAAGGGGGGATGCTTACCACCAACGACGAAAGGATCTGGCGCAGGGCCTGGGAATTCAAGGACCATGGCAAGAGCTACGATGCGGTTTACAACAGGGAACATGCCCCTGGGTTCCGGTGGCTTCATGAATCTTTTGGCACGAATTGGCGGCTGACTGAGATGCAATCAGCAATAGGCAGAGTACAGTTGGTGAAGCTGCCGGATTGGACCCGCATCAGGCGGCGAAACGCCGCTATCTTGACGGAGGGGTTCACGAACATCCCTGGTCTCCGGGTCACCGTTCCTCCCGAGCACATCGGCCACGCCTACTACAAGTATTACGTCTTCGTACAGCAGGAAGAACTGCAGGACGGCTGGGACAGGGACCGCATCATGAATGCAGTTGTTTCGGTGGGTATTCCTTGCTTTAGTGGCAGTTGCAGTGAAATATACCTGGAGAAGGCCTTCGATGGGATGCGCCCGGAGCATCGGCTGCCGGTTGCCAAGACGCTGGGAGAGACGAGCCTGATGTTTCTGGTACATCCCACGCTGACGGAAAAGGACATGTCCGACACCGTAGCTGCGGTGCGCAGGGTCATGCGTCAAGCCGCGCGTATCAAGTGA
- a CDS encoding AbrB/MazE/SpoVT family DNA-binding domain-containing protein, whose product MRQAEAVLDLKQWGNNLGVRLPMRVARAAHLHLNQKVLVAVEDGRVVITPVEELEPTLEQRLSLFDPAKHGGEAMAVEPVGAEKW is encoded by the coding sequence ATGAGGCAAGCGGAAGCGGTTCTCGATTTGAAGCAGTGGGGCAACAACCTGGGGGTGCGCCTGCCGATGCGTGTGGCGCGTGCAGCACATCTGCACCTGAACCAGAAGGTTCTGGTTGCGGTGGAGGATGGGCGCGTCGTCATCACTCCTGTAGAAGAACTGGAACCAACGCTTGAGCAGCGACTGTCGCTTTTCGATCCTGCCAAGCATGGCGGAGAAGCAATGGCAGTTGAGCCTGTCGGTGCGGAAAAATGGTGA